In [Clostridium] cellulosi, one genomic interval encodes:
- a CDS encoding hypothetical protein (High confidence in function and specificity) — MNSYFPDDDRCDCTIIHEDVVNDVRKHMPCEEELMDLADFFKVFGDSTRVSIICALFKAEMCVCDIAALLGMTKSAISHQLRVLKQSKLVKYRREGKVVYYSLDDDHVKNIFDQGLSHIEEK, encoded by the coding sequence ATGAATTCATATTTTCCTGACGATGATAGATGTGACTGCACGATAATCCATGAGGATGTCGTCAACGATGTCCGCAAGCATATGCCCTGTGAGGAAGAATTGATGGATTTGGCTGATTTCTTCAAGGTTTTTGGGGACAGCACGAGGGTCAGCATTATCTGCGCGCTTTTTAAAGCAGAAATGTGCGTTTGCGATATCGCCGCCCTGCTGGGCATGACCAAGTCGGCCATATCGCACCAACTGAGGGTGCTGAAGCAATCCAAGCTTGTCAAGTACCGCAGGGAGGGCAAAGTTGTCTATTATTCTCTCGATGATGACCATGTAAAGAATATTTTCGACCAGGGATTGTCGCATATTGAGGAAAAATAA
- a CDS encoding putative signal transduction protein with CBS domains (High confidence in function and specificity) — translation MLVREIMTTRVVSVEPSSTVKDAALLMNRHNIGAVPVVDGGSVRGMLTDRDIVLRCVAENRDASTLKVSDICSHGAVTVSPSQNVSEAINLMATEQVRRLPVVDNGRIVGMLSFADIAREKAGMEIAEAISDISMP, via the coding sequence ATGCTGGTGCGCGAAATAATGACAACCCGTGTTGTCAGTGTCGAACCGTCATCTACTGTCAAGGACGCCGCGCTCCTTATGAACCGCCATAATATCGGTGCTGTCCCTGTCGTGGACGGCGGCTCTGTGCGGGGAATGCTGACGGACAGGGATATTGTATTGCGCTGCGTTGCCGAAAATCGTGACGCTTCAACGCTGAAAGTATCTGATATATGTTCACACGGTGCGGTTACTGTAAGCCCGTCACAGAATGTCTCAGAGGCTATCAACCTCATGGCCACCGAACAGGTCAGGCGGCTTCCCGTCGTCGACAACGGGCGTATCGTCGGCATGCTTAGTTTTGCTGATATTGCCCGCGAAAAGGCCGGTATGGAGATCGCAGAGGCCATCTCTGACATCTCAATGCCATAA
- a CDS encoding hypothetical protein (High confidence in function and specificity), translating to MNDLVTINEIMTSCGMPHWGIASFDNVKTALLECNAKKRLPEGAQSIISAIFPYYTHHAAGEISRYAASADYHIVALRRLNDACEKLRRAYEYNSFEPFCDSSPIPEVKTACLAGLGVLGKNGLLITPDYGSFVFIGEIVTDLSLPPNNKPAGRCMSCGLCAAACPSGCIADNKVDCSRCVSHISQKKGELTAEEQELLKKASTIWGCDICQNVCPHNKNLKETYIDEFKTDFVDSLDAKEIEDAGFKKKYKGYAFMWRGKNVLKRNVSILHSGKANNITCTTLKE from the coding sequence ATGAATGATTTGGTAACTATAAATGAAATAATGACGTCGTGCGGCATGCCCCATTGGGGTATAGCCTCCTTTGACAATGTCAAAACAGCGCTTTTGGAATGTAATGCAAAAAAGCGGCTTCCCGAGGGAGCACAATCAATTATTTCAGCCATTTTCCCCTACTACACCCATCATGCCGCCGGTGAAATATCACGTTATGCCGCGTCGGCTGATTATCATATCGTAGCGTTGCGCAGGCTGAACGACGCATGTGAAAAACTGCGCCGCGCCTACGAATACAATAGTTTTGAACCTTTCTGCGATTCATCACCGATACCGGAGGTTAAAACCGCCTGCCTCGCGGGTCTTGGCGTTCTCGGCAAAAATGGGCTGTTGATTACACCTGACTATGGCTCCTTTGTTTTTATCGGCGAGATTGTGACTGACCTTTCCCTGCCGCCCAACAATAAGCCTGCCGGCCGCTGCATGTCCTGCGGTCTTTGCGCCGCCGCGTGCCCCTCAGGGTGCATTGCGGATAACAAAGTCGACTGCAGCCGCTGTGTATCCCATATAAGCCAGAAAAAAGGCGAATTGACCGCAGAAGAACAGGAACTTCTAAAAAAGGCCTCCACAATCTGGGGCTGTGATATCTGTCAAAATGTATGTCCCCATAATAAAAATCTCAAAGAGACATATATAGATGAATTCAAAACCGATTTTGTCGACTCATTAGACGCTAAAGAAATTGAAGATGCCGGTTTTAAAAAGAAATATAAAGGTTATGCGTTTATGTGGCGCGGCAAAAATGTTTTGAAGCGCAACGTAAGTATATTGCATAGCGGCAAAGCAAATAATATCACTTGTACTACATTAAAGGAGTGA
- the dnaJ gene encoding Chaperone protein DnaJ (High confidence in function and specificity) produces the protein MAEKRDYYEVLGVSRDATDEDIKKAYRKLAKKYHPDLNPGDKEAEAKFKEINEAYETLSDKNKRARYDQFGHAGVDPNFGAGGGGAGFGGFGGAGFDFGDIGDIFSDIFGFGSTVRRNGPVRGSDIHLHLSISFEEAAMGCKKIIECSRVQKCTACDGTGAKKGTKPEECSYCHGTGTIKISQRTPIGMISTTRTCDHCGGTGKIIKTPCPECHGVGLVRRPRKLEVDIPAGINDGQVITLRGQGDYGRNGGPAGDLDISISVKPHPIFTRVNNDVWCEVPLTFTQAALGCEITVPTLYGKVSYTVPPGTQPGESFRLRGKGIPHLNRYGRGDQYVKINIEVPRNLTEKQKELLRQFDETTSDNKNYEKRKNFFQKLKDVMGF, from the coding sequence TTGGCCGAAAAACGCGACTATTACGAGGTACTTGGGGTTTCAAGAGACGCAACTGATGAAGATATAAAGAAAGCCTACCGAAAACTTGCAAAAAAATATCACCCTGACTTAAACCCCGGTGACAAAGAAGCTGAGGCCAAGTTTAAGGAGATAAATGAGGCTTACGAAACGCTCTCGGATAAAAACAAGAGGGCAAGATATGATCAATTCGGCCATGCCGGCGTAGACCCGAATTTCGGTGCCGGCGGCGGAGGCGCAGGCTTCGGTGGATTCGGCGGGGCAGGCTTTGATTTTGGCGACATCGGGGATATATTTTCAGACATATTCGGTTTTGGCAGCACAGTCCGCAGAAACGGGCCGGTACGCGGCAGCGATATACATTTACATCTTTCAATTTCCTTTGAAGAAGCAGCAATGGGCTGCAAAAAGATAATTGAATGTTCAAGGGTTCAGAAGTGCACAGCCTGTGACGGGACTGGTGCGAAAAAGGGTACTAAGCCTGAAGAATGTTCTTATTGTCACGGAACCGGCACAATCAAAATCAGTCAGCGGACCCCTATCGGTATGATTTCTACTACACGTACATGTGACCACTGCGGCGGAACCGGCAAGATTATAAAAACTCCGTGCCCAGAATGTCATGGAGTGGGGCTTGTACGCCGCCCGAGAAAGCTTGAAGTTGATATTCCTGCCGGCATTAATGACGGTCAGGTTATTACTTTGCGCGGCCAAGGCGACTATGGCAGAAACGGTGGCCCCGCAGGCGACCTTGACATATCGATATCGGTAAAGCCACACCCGATTTTTACGCGCGTGAACAATGATGTCTGGTGTGAAGTTCCTCTGACCTTTACCCAGGCCGCGTTAGGGTGTGAAATAACCGTGCCGACGCTTTACGGAAAGGTCAGCTACACAGTTCCGCCCGGAACACAGCCCGGAGAATCCTTCAGGCTCCGCGGAAAAGGCATACCGCACCTTAACCGGTACGGCAGGGGCGACCAATACGTAAAGATTAATATTGAAGTTCCGAGAAATTTAACTGAGAAGCAAAAGGAACTTTTAAGACAGTTTGATGAAACCACAAGCGACAATAAGAATTATGAAAAGCGTAAAAACTTTTTCCAAAAGCTGAAAGATGTAATGGGATTTTAA
- the dnaK gene encoding Chaperone protein DnaK (High confidence in function and specificity) → MGKIIGIDLGTTNSCVAVIEGGEPVVIPNSDGARTTPSVVAFSKTGERMVGQLAKRQAIKDPERTVISIKRKMGSDYRVNIDGKSFTPQEISAMILMKLKADAESYLGAPVTEAVITVPAYFTDSQRQATKDAGRIAGLEVKRIINEPTAAALAYGIDKEKDQKIMVFDLGGGTFDVSIIEMGDGVQEVLATAGNNHLGGDDFDQRIIDWMVDNFKKETGIDLRTDKVAMQRLKDEAEKAKIALSGVTTTNINLPFITADASGPKHLDMTLTRAKFNELTADLVEATMGPVRQALSDAKLSPSDLDKVLLVGGSTRIPAIQEAVKNFTGKEPFKGINPDECVAIGAAIQGGVLGGDVKGMVLLDVTPLSLGIETLGGVFTKIIERNTTIPTKKSQVFSTAADGQTSVEVHVLQGERPMAKDNKTLGVFHLDGIPPAPRGVPQIEVTFDIDANGIVHVSAKDRGTGKEQHITITSSTNMSKEEIERAVKEAEKYKEEDEKRRKEVDTRNAADQMIFQTEKTLKDLGDKITEDEKKAIDEKLNAVREALKGTDVDKIKTAQEELSKQLYEVTSRIYSQNAQQGGPTGGPGAGATGGYTGAAGGPDIHEANYREVNDDDKK, encoded by the coding sequence ATGGGCAAAATAATAGGTATAGACCTTGGTACGACTAACTCCTGCGTAGCTGTTATAGAAGGCGGCGAGCCGGTAGTTATCCCAAACTCAGACGGTGCACGTACTACTCCGTCGGTTGTCGCGTTTTCAAAAACAGGCGAGAGGATGGTAGGCCAGCTCGCAAAGCGTCAGGCGATAAAAGACCCTGAGCGTACTGTAATTTCAATAAAGAGGAAAATGGGTAGTGACTATAGAGTCAATATAGACGGCAAAAGCTTCACACCTCAGGAAATCTCTGCGATGATATTGATGAAGCTGAAAGCTGACGCAGAGAGCTACCTCGGTGCACCTGTAACCGAAGCCGTCATAACCGTTCCTGCATACTTTACCGATTCCCAGCGCCAGGCAACAAAAGACGCAGGCCGCATTGCAGGCCTTGAAGTAAAGCGTATTATCAACGAGCCGACAGCCGCGGCGCTTGCTTATGGTATAGATAAGGAAAAAGACCAGAAGATAATGGTATTTGACCTCGGCGGCGGTACATTTGATGTCTCCATCATTGAGATGGGCGACGGCGTTCAGGAAGTTCTCGCAACCGCTGGTAACAACCACCTCGGCGGTGACGATTTCGACCAGCGCATCATTGACTGGATGGTCGATAACTTTAAGAAAGAAACCGGTATTGATCTCAGGACAGATAAAGTTGCCATGCAGCGCCTTAAGGATGAGGCTGAAAAGGCTAAGATTGCGCTTTCAGGCGTAACCACTACTAATATCAATCTTCCGTTCATTACGGCGGACGCCTCTGGTCCGAAGCACCTTGACATGACACTTACCAGAGCTAAGTTCAACGAGCTGACTGCTGACCTCGTTGAAGCGACAATGGGCCCGGTACGTCAGGCTCTGTCCGATGCAAAGCTGAGTCCTTCAGACCTTGACAAGGTACTTTTGGTCGGCGGTTCAACACGTATTCCTGCTATTCAGGAAGCTGTAAAGAATTTCACAGGCAAAGAGCCGTTCAAAGGCATCAACCCGGACGAGTGTGTCGCAATCGGTGCTGCTATCCAGGGCGGTGTTCTCGGCGGCGACGTTAAAGGCATGGTTCTTCTTGATGTCACCCCGCTGTCCCTCGGTATTGAAACACTGGGTGGTGTCTTCACAAAGATTATCGAACGCAATACTACAATTCCGACCAAGAAGAGCCAGGTATTCTCCACTGCGGCTGACGGTCAGACTTCAGTTGAGGTCCATGTCCTTCAGGGTGAGCGCCCGATGGCTAAGGATAACAAGACCCTCGGAGTCTTCCATCTTGACGGAATCCCGCCGGCACCCCGCGGCGTACCGCAGATTGAAGTTACGTTTGATATCGACGCCAACGGTATAGTCCATGTTTCCGCAAAAGACCGCGGTACTGGCAAAGAGCAGCACATTACTATCACTTCTTCCACCAACATGAGCAAGGAAGAGATAGAGAGAGCTGTAAAAGAAGCTGAAAAGTACAAGGAAGAAGATGAGAAGCGCCGTAAAGAGGTTGATACCCGCAACGCCGCTGATCAGATGATCTTCCAGACTGAAAAGACTTTGAAAGACCTTGGCGACAAGATAACAGAAGACGAGAAGAAAGCCATTGACGAAAAGCTTAATGCGGTCAGGGAAGCCCTTAAGGGTACAGATGTTGACAAGATAAAGACCGCACAGGAAGAGCTGTCCAAGCAGCTTTATGAGGTAACTTCCCGCATTTATTCACAGAACGCGCAGCAGGGAGGCCCGACAGGTGGCCCTGGTGCCGGAGCGACGGGAGGATACACAGGAGCTGCCGGAGGCCCTGATATTCACGAGGCAAATTATCGTGAGGTAAATGACGACGACAAGAAATAA
- a CDS encoding heat-inducible transcription repressor HrcA (High confidence in function and specificity): protein MELSERKKRILSAIVEEYIITGEPVGSKFLAKETGINLSPATIRNEMAELTDMGFISQPHTSAGRVPTILGYRMYVDHLMGEYELSDSERAAYDELFNLQVGDIESTLEKACDILADITGCASVSTAPNDKAATIKRIEIFPSGLRSILMVILTSSGIIKSRICKTLENLTPDMMNFFYQLVNDRFCGLKLEDMTEEFLDKVKHELYEYTFALSPVVDAIAEELRSISNEVFIGGASNLLAYRDIDGDKLIKMMKLLEHRDELMRIIGDMESGVKVKIGCENGMPFMDNSAIIAAPYALNGRVCGAVGIIGPARINYPKMVSSIEYFSNMLSKFIEDSFGD from the coding sequence ATGGAGCTGTCAGAAAGGAAAAAACGCATACTAAGCGCTATCGTTGAGGAATACATTATAACCGGAGAACCGGTTGGCTCGAAATTTCTTGCAAAAGAAACGGGAATTAATTTATCTCCTGCTACGATACGCAACGAGATGGCAGAGCTGACCGACATGGGGTTTATTAGCCAGCCACATACCTCGGCCGGAAGGGTGCCGACAATTCTCGGATACCGTATGTATGTTGACCATTTGATGGGTGAATATGAACTTTCTGACTCGGAACGTGCCGCTTACGACGAGCTTTTTAATTTACAAGTCGGGGATATTGAGAGCACGCTTGAAAAAGCCTGTGATATTCTCGCAGACATAACTGGGTGTGCATCTGTATCAACTGCCCCGAATGACAAAGCGGCGACGATAAAGCGGATTGAGATATTCCCCTCAGGGCTAAGGTCCATTCTAATGGTGATACTTACATCCTCAGGGATAATAAAGAGCAGGATATGCAAAACCCTTGAGAATTTGACCCCTGATATGATGAATTTCTTTTATCAGCTTGTAAACGACCGTTTCTGCGGCCTGAAGCTTGAGGATATGACCGAGGAATTTCTCGATAAAGTCAAGCATGAACTTTATGAGTATACATTTGCCCTTTCGCCGGTTGTCGATGCAATAGCGGAGGAACTTAGGTCGATAAGCAACGAGGTTTTTATTGGCGGAGCTTCCAATTTGCTTGCATACCGCGATATCGACGGAGATAAACTTATAAAGATGATGAAGCTGCTGGAGCACCGGGATGAACTTATGCGCATTATCGGCGATATGGAAAGTGGTGTCAAGGTTAAAATAGGCTGTGAAAACGGTATGCCGTTTATGGATAATTCCGCGATTATCGCTGCGCCGTATGCACTTAACGGCAGGGTATGCGGAGCAGTGGGCATAATAGGGCCGGCAAGGATTAATTACCCGAAGATGGTTTCAAGTATAGAATATTTTTCTAACATGCTGAGCAAGTTTATTGAAGACAGTTTTGGCGACTGA
- the cadA gene encoding Cadmium, zinc and cobalt-transporting ATPase (High confidence in function and specificity): MKPEIRKEYILENLCCGNCAAKIEREAGTISGVVSSNVDFVSKTLTLEIERQINSGTLFDEIDSIVKRHDSAIVVKEKEQSEPGKKVIYLSGIDCNSCAEKIEEEVKKISGVKSANLDIATQRLTVEADDKGKLPVVLRAVYQKIREMEPNVEISYTQDSKKTESADLKKQFKIISLIFGTALFVIGMVFTLPAAVEFVLYLIAYLAVGGEILFKALRNIAKGQVFDENFLMSVATIGAFAIGEYPEGVAVMLFYQIGELLQDAAVDRSRKSISALMDIRPDYANLKIGDEIRRVAPEEAAVGDLIVVRPGERIPLDGRVVEGKSSLDMSALTGESLPRDVEAGSSVLSGSVNKTGLITVEVTSEYGESTVSKILNLVQNASSKKAPTENFITKFARIYTPVVVFTALALALIPPLVIPGVHFAEWIKRGLIFLVISCPCAIVVSIPLCFFGGIGGASKNGILVKGSNFLEALNNVDTVVFDKTGTLTKGNFKVAEIKTANGFTEDEVLSLAAYAENYSNHPIAVSIRESYGKEIDSRRISDYEELSGKGIRVKIDGKTVLAGNSSLMKAENIACEKIMSPGTVVYIATDGKFAGYLVIADEIRPDSEKAIQELKAAGVKTAMLTGDSKAAGELAGKELGLDQIYTELLPHQKVEQLERLSKAIDGSGKLVFIGDGINDAPVLAQADVGIAMGGTGSDAAIEAADVVFMTDEPKKIVTAINIARRTHKIVWQNIIFALVVKAALLILGALGVANMWEAVFGDVGVTLIAVLNATRTMRTENRSGFSYVPRSHFVTK, encoded by the coding sequence ATGAAGCCGGAAATCCGCAAGGAATACATCCTTGAAAACCTATGTTGCGGGAACTGTGCCGCCAAAATCGAACGTGAAGCAGGCACAATCAGCGGCGTTGTTTCTTCTAACGTCGATTTTGTGTCAAAAACGCTCACCTTAGAGATTGAACGTCAGATAAATTCCGGCACCCTTTTCGATGAAATAGATTCCATAGTGAAGAGGCATGATTCCGCCATAGTTGTCAAAGAGAAGGAACAGTCAGAACCGGGGAAAAAAGTCATCTACCTGTCGGGAATTGATTGTAACAGCTGCGCTGAAAAAATCGAGGAAGAAGTCAAGAAAATCAGCGGAGTTAAGTCCGCAAACCTTGATATTGCCACGCAAAGGCTGACAGTTGAAGCTGATGACAAAGGAAAGCTCCCCGTTGTTCTGCGGGCAGTTTATCAAAAAATACGTGAAATGGAGCCGAATGTGGAGATTTCGTATACACAGGATTCAAAGAAAACCGAGTCTGCCGACTTAAAAAAGCAGTTTAAGATAATTAGTTTGATTTTTGGTACTGCGTTATTCGTTATCGGGATGGTATTTACCCTCCCGGCGGCGGTTGAGTTTGTGCTGTACCTTATAGCCTATCTTGCGGTCGGCGGAGAAATCCTCTTCAAAGCATTGCGCAATATTGCAAAGGGTCAGGTATTCGATGAAAATTTCTTGATGAGCGTTGCGACCATTGGGGCGTTTGCAATCGGCGAATATCCGGAAGGCGTTGCGGTAATGCTGTTTTACCAGATAGGCGAGCTGTTACAGGACGCCGCCGTAGACCGTTCCCGCAAATCCATATCTGCGCTGATGGATATCCGTCCCGACTATGCAAATCTCAAAATCGGTGATGAGATTCGCAGAGTAGCTCCAGAAGAAGCAGCAGTGGGGGATCTTATCGTAGTGCGCCCCGGCGAACGAATCCCTCTTGACGGCAGGGTAGTGGAAGGTAAGTCATCGCTCGATATGTCCGCGCTGACAGGCGAATCCCTACCACGTGACGTTGAAGCGGGCAGCAGCGTCCTTTCCGGCTCGGTTAACAAGACAGGCCTAATCACTGTCGAAGTTACGAGCGAATACGGAGAGTCCACCGTTTCAAAGATTTTGAACCTTGTTCAGAATGCAAGCAGCAAAAAAGCGCCGACAGAGAATTTCATAACAAAATTCGCCCGTATCTATACCCCTGTTGTTGTATTCACCGCCCTTGCCCTCGCATTGATACCGCCGCTTGTAATACCCGGCGTGCACTTTGCAGAATGGATAAAACGGGGATTGATATTCCTCGTCATATCGTGCCCCTGCGCCATTGTAGTTTCAATCCCGCTGTGCTTTTTCGGAGGAATAGGCGGCGCTTCGAAAAACGGCATACTTGTCAAAGGTTCTAACTTCTTGGAAGCGCTCAATAATGTGGATACGGTTGTATTTGATAAAACCGGCACGCTTACAAAGGGTAATTTTAAGGTCGCGGAAATTAAGACTGCGAACGGGTTTACAGAAGATGAGGTTCTCAGCCTTGCCGCATATGCCGAAAACTACTCAAATCACCCGATTGCGGTTTCAATCCGGGAATCCTACGGCAAAGAGATAGACAGCAGGCGCATATCCGATTATGAGGAGCTTTCCGGCAAGGGCATACGCGTCAAGATAGACGGCAAAACGGTGCTGGCCGGAAACAGTAGCCTGATGAAAGCAGAGAATATCGCCTGCGAGAAAATTATGTCTCCCGGAACCGTCGTATATATTGCGACAGACGGGAAATTCGCCGGATATCTTGTCATTGCCGATGAAATAAGGCCGGACAGCGAAAAGGCCATACAAGAGCTGAAAGCGGCTGGAGTCAAAACAGCAATGCTGACCGGTGACAGCAAGGCTGCCGGAGAACTGGCCGGAAAGGAGTTGGGCCTCGACCAGATTTATACGGAGCTGTTGCCCCACCAAAAGGTTGAACAGTTGGAAAGGCTCTCAAAAGCGATTGACGGCAGCGGCAAGCTCGTATTTATCGGCGACGGAATCAACGATGCCCCCGTTTTAGCACAGGCTGATGTCGGCATCGCGATGGGCGGTACAGGTTCGGATGCGGCAATTGAAGCCGCCGACGTGGTATTCATGACCGACGAGCCCAAAAAGATTGTTACCGCCATAAATATTGCAAGGCGCACACACAAAATCGTTTGGCAGAATATCATCTTCGCCCTTGTCGTAAAAGCAGCATTGCTGATTTTGGGCGCGCTCGGCGTTGCAAATATGTGGGAAGCCGTTTTTGGCGACGTGGGCGTTACTTTAATAGCGGTCCTCAATGCTACAAGGACAATGCGCACCGAAAATAGAAGCGGTTTTAGTTATGTGCCCCGCAGCCACTTCGTAACAAAATAG
- a CDS encoding hypothetical protein (Family membership), protein MKTERGMTVKKNQNKDNMEQTAGNSKKTAKAEEKEKIDSNKSEAEAKAEKEKAETQEKQETKEKSEAQEKPEEKDKKNDGDDKEKPSDIDLLKAYLGQTLEELQRLKEENSKLKEENENLNERISLCKDKFERLVAEYENFRRRTAVEKENISLDVKSKVVLALLPVLDNLERAMPFAGTNSESFEKGVEMTLRQFYDAFKSLGVEEIEAQNAVFNPEYHEAVMHVEDENLGEGIITEVFQKGYKIGDKVVRHSVVKVAN, encoded by the coding sequence ATGAAAACGGAAAGGGGCATGACAGTGAAGAAAAACCAGAATAAAGACAACATGGAACAGACTGCGGGAAACAGCAAGAAAACTGCTAAAGCCGAAGAAAAGGAAAAAATCGACAGCAACAAGTCCGAAGCAGAAGCTAAAGCAGAGAAGGAAAAGGCTGAAACCCAAGAAAAGCAAGAAACCAAAGAAAAGTCAGAGGCCCAAGAAAAGCCAGAAGAAAAAGATAAGAAGAATGATGGCGATGATAAAGAGAAGCCATCTGATATTGATCTTTTAAAGGCCTATCTCGGTCAGACATTGGAGGAATTACAGAGGCTAAAGGAAGAGAATAGTAAGCTCAAAGAAGAGAATGAAAATCTGAATGAACGGATTTCATTGTGCAAGGACAAGTTTGAGAGGCTGGTAGCGGAATATGAGAATTTCCGCCGGCGCACGGCTGTTGAGAAAGAGAACATAAGCCTTGATGTCAAATCAAAGGTTGTTCTCGCACTGCTGCCGGTGCTTGATAATCTTGAAAGGGCAATGCCATTTGCAGGTACCAATTCTGAAAGCTTTGAAAAAGGCGTTGAAATGACTCTTCGGCAGTTCTACGACGCATTTAAGTCCCTTGGCGTCGAAGAAATTGAAGCGCAGAATGCTGTTTTTAACCCTGAATACCATGAAGCTGTTATGCACGTCGAAGATGAGAATCTTGGCGAAGGTATAATTACAGAGGTATTCCAGAAAGGCTATAAAATAGGAGACAAAGTAGTCAGACATAGTGTTGTCAAAGTAGCCAACTGA
- a CDS encoding transcriptional regulator (High confidence in function and specificity) gives MAVTIYDVAKLAQVSVTTISKILNHKDYDISDETRQRVLDAIKETKFTPNGLARSLVTKRTNVLGLLIPDISNQYFADMARGVEDGANRLGYNVMLCNTDENSKKQQEYLNILKGRCTDGVIIVPIAGSDTVFSSDFDMEKPFVVLDRVYKSKKGVYQVKFDNVRGGYLATKYLLEKGHTRIGLISGPPEERTVKDRLKGYKKALKEFGLKFDKSIVFNGNYKFDSGVAGAKFLLKTDITAIFAFNDLMACGAYKAISSIGLKIPEDISILGYDDVMLSDVLDPPLTTISQPKYEMGKVAATMLINQLNNVEQDYERTFEPELIERKSVRCLFPKTPKA, from the coding sequence ATGGCAGTGACAATATATGATGTGGCAAAACTTGCACAGGTATCGGTGACGACGATATCAAAAATCTTAAACCATAAGGATTATGACATCAGTGATGAGACAAGACAGCGGGTGTTGGACGCCATAAAAGAAACGAAATTCACACCTAATGGTCTTGCGCGGAGCCTCGTGACTAAGAGGACCAATGTGCTGGGCCTTCTCATACCGGATATATCAAATCAGTATTTTGCCGATATGGCAAGAGGCGTTGAGGATGGTGCTAATCGCCTCGGTTATAACGTAATGCTGTGCAATACGGATGAAAACAGTAAAAAACAGCAGGAGTATCTCAACATTTTAAAAGGGCGGTGCACCGACGGGGTTATAATTGTGCCGATTGCAGGGTCCGATACAGTATTTTCTTCAGATTTCGACATGGAGAAGCCTTTTGTCGTGCTTGACAGGGTGTATAAATCGAAAAAAGGTGTATATCAGGTTAAGTTTGATAATGTCAGAGGCGGTTACCTTGCAACAAAGTACCTGCTTGAAAAGGGACATACCAGAATTGGCCTTATTTCTGGGCCGCCGGAAGAAAGAACAGTAAAAGACAGGTTAAAAGGATATAAAAAAGCACTTAAAGAATTTGGCCTGAAGTTTGACAAATCGATTGTTTTCAATGGAAATTACAAGTTTGACTCCGGTGTCGCCGGCGCGAAATTTTTGCTCAAGACGGATATCACAGCTATTTTTGCGTTTAATGATTTAATGGCATGCGGTGCTTACAAGGCCATTAGTTCAATTGGGCTAAAAATACCTGAGGATATTTCAATACTCGGCTATGACGATGTTATGCTGTCGGATGTCCTTGACCCGCCGCTGACAACAATCTCACAGCCAAAGTATGAGATGGGAAAGGTGGCGGCGACAATGCTGATAAACCAGCTTAACAATGTCGAACAGGATTACGAGCGGACATTTGAGCCGGAACTTATTGAACGGAAAAGTGTAAGATGCTTGTTCCCAAAAACACCAAAAGCATAA
- a CDS encoding putative membrane protein (Hypothetical protein), whose protein sequence is MLVPKNTKSIKSKPAQNKFIQMGRLFHAQIAICGAVLAVINAEPPGYKKA, encoded by the coding sequence ATGCTTGTTCCCAAAAACACCAAAAGCATAAAATCAAAGCCTGCCCAAAATAAATTTATTCAAATGGGCAGGCTTTTTCATGCACAGATTGCTATTTGTGGGGCGGTTCTGGCAGTCATAAACGCAGAACCACCCGGCTATAAAAAAGCATAG